A DNA window from Malus domestica chromosome 12, GDT2T_hap1 contains the following coding sequences:
- the LOC103411488 gene encoding nudix hydrolase 23, chloroplastic isoform X6: MLKNRQILGCSSGFVSHRWKPYSTTSGSLSFLSISTCSNPSLSYSFSSSSSTLLPTTTTTWLSSTHRPRFGAFSMSSAPSGSNPDGPSSSVAVQSAGNAHKINFCQSCGGPTKHEIPDGEEKIRAICTVCERIAYENPKMTQTRLDTLQPHWPDSESQLGFAPRNHIVDQWIHFGQNGVKSHICNLPPPNVVGCLIEHDNKVLLCKRKIQPSYGLWTLPAGYMEIGESAAEGAIRETWEEACAEVEVVSPFSQLDIPLIGQTYVIFLARLKTPHFSPGPESSECQLFALDEIPFDSLSFSSMVVTLKLYIEDVKAGKLNFHYGTINKRPGTSPSDIHAYTLEYHLQS, encoded by the exons atgctAAAGAACAGACAGATCTTGGGTTGTTCATCAGGCTTCGTTTCTCATCGCTGGAAGCCATATTCTACTACAAGTGGTAGCCTCTCCTTCCTTTCTATCTCCACCTGCTCCAACCCATCATTATCttattccttttcttcttcgtcGTCAACGTTATTGCCCACAACTACCACCACTTGGTTGTCTTCCACTCACCGCCCTCGTTTTGGAGCTTTCAGCATGTCCTCAGCTCCTTCTGGGTCCAACCCAGATGGCCCTTCGTCTTCAGTTGCGGTTCAGTCTGCT GGCAATGCTCATAAGATTAATTTCTGCCAGTCGTGTGGTGGTCCAACAAAGCATGAGATACCCGATGGTGAGGAGAAGATAAGAGCAATATGCAcagtttgtgagaggattgccTATGAGAACCCAAAAATG ACTCAAACCAGATTGGATACCCTGCAGCCCCATTGGCCAGACTCTGAAAGCCAACTTGGCTTCGCTCCACGAAATCATATTGTTGACCAGTGGATACATTTTGGTCAAAACGGTGTTAAAAGTCATATCTGCAACTTGCCTCCTCCCAAT GTTGTAGGTTGTCTGATTGAGCATGATAACAAGGTCCTACTTTGCAAAAGGAAGATTCAACCATCATATGGCCTTTG GACTCTTCCCGCAGGTTACATGGAAATTGGGGAATCAGCTGCAGAAGGAGCCATCAGGGAAACTTGGGAAGAAGCATGCGCAGAAGTGGAAGTGGTGTCACCTTTTTCTCAATTGGACATCCCATTAATTGGCCAG ACTTATGTAATTTTCTTAGCAAGGCTCAAGACACCCCACTTTTCACCAGGTCCAGAATCATCAGAATGCCAGCTTTTTGCACTTGATGAGATACCTTTTGATTCTCTGTCATTCTCGTCAATGGTTGTTACCTTAAAATTG TATATTGAAGACGTAAAGGCCGGAAAGCTTAATTTCCACTATGGTACCATTAATAAAAG GCCCGGCACAAGTCCTTCTGACATTCATGCGTATACTTTAGAATATCATCTACAGTCATGA
- the LOC103411488 gene encoding nudix hydrolase 23, chloroplastic isoform X4: MLKNRQILGCSSGFVSHRWKPYSTTSGSLSFLSISTCSNPSLSYSFSSSSSTLLPTTTTTWLSSTHRPRFGAFSMSSAPSGSNPDGPSSSVAVQSAGNAHKINFCQSCGGPTKHEIPDGEEKIRAICTVCERIAYENPKMVVGCLIEHDNKVLLCKRKIQPSYGLWTLPAGYMEIGESAAEGAIRETWEEACAEVEVVSPFSQLDIPLIGQTYVIFLARLKTPHFSPGPESSECQLFALDEIPFDSLSFSSMVVTLKLYIEDVKAGKLNFHYGTINKRPGTSPSDIHAYTLEYHLQS, encoded by the exons atgctAAAGAACAGACAGATCTTGGGTTGTTCATCAGGCTTCGTTTCTCATCGCTGGAAGCCATATTCTACTACAAGTGGTAGCCTCTCCTTCCTTTCTATCTCCACCTGCTCCAACCCATCATTATCttattccttttcttcttcgtcGTCAACGTTATTGCCCACAACTACCACCACTTGGTTGTCTTCCACTCACCGCCCTCGTTTTGGAGCTTTCAGCATGTCCTCAGCTCCTTCTGGGTCCAACCCAGATGGCCCTTCGTCTTCAGTTGCGGTTCAGTCTGCT GGCAATGCTCATAAGATTAATTTCTGCCAGTCGTGTGGTGGTCCAACAAAGCATGAGATACCCGATGGTGAGGAGAAGATAAGAGCAATATGCAcagtttgtgagaggattgccTATGAGAACCCAAAAATG GTTGTAGGTTGTCTGATTGAGCATGATAACAAGGTCCTACTTTGCAAAAGGAAGATTCAACCATCATATGGCCTTTG GACTCTTCCCGCAGGTTACATGGAAATTGGGGAATCAGCTGCAGAAGGAGCCATCAGGGAAACTTGGGAAGAAGCATGCGCAGAAGTGGAAGTGGTGTCACCTTTTTCTCAATTGGACATCCCATTAATTGGCCAG ACTTATGTAATTTTCTTAGCAAGGCTCAAGACACCCCACTTTTCACCAGGTCCAGAATCATCAGAATGCCAGCTTTTTGCACTTGATGAGATACCTTTTGATTCTCTGTCATTCTCGTCAATGGTTGTTACCTTAAAATTG TATATTGAAGACGTAAAGGCCGGAAAGCTTAATTTCCACTATGGTACCATTAATAAAAG GCCCGGCACAAGTCCTTCTGACATTCATGCGTATACTTTAGAATATCATCTACAGTCATGA
- the LOC103411488 gene encoding nudix hydrolase 23, chloroplastic isoform X5: MLKNRQILGCSSGFVSHRWKPYSTTSGSLSFLSISTCSNPSLSYSFSSSSSTLLPTTTTTWLSSTHRPRFGAFSMSSAPSGSNPDGPSSSVAVQSASCGGPTKHEIPDGEEKIRAICTVCERIAYENPKMVVGCLIEHDNKVLLCKRKIQPSYGLWTLPAGYMEIGESAAEGAIRETWEEACAEVEVVSPFSQLDIPLIGQTYVIFLARLKTPHFSPGPESSECQLFALDEIPFDSLSFSSMVVTLKLYIEDVKAGKLNFHYGTINKRPGTSPSDIHAYTLEYHLQS; encoded by the exons atgctAAAGAACAGACAGATCTTGGGTTGTTCATCAGGCTTCGTTTCTCATCGCTGGAAGCCATATTCTACTACAAGTGGTAGCCTCTCCTTCCTTTCTATCTCCACCTGCTCCAACCCATCATTATCttattccttttcttcttcgtcGTCAACGTTATTGCCCACAACTACCACCACTTGGTTGTCTTCCACTCACCGCCCTCGTTTTGGAGCTTTCAGCATGTCCTCAGCTCCTTCTGGGTCCAACCCAGATGGCCCTTCGTCTTCAGTTGCGGTTCAGTCTGCT TCGTGTGGTGGTCCAACAAAGCATGAGATACCCGATGGTGAGGAGAAGATAAGAGCAATATGCAcagtttgtgagaggattgccTATGAGAACCCAAAAATG GTTGTAGGTTGTCTGATTGAGCATGATAACAAGGTCCTACTTTGCAAAAGGAAGATTCAACCATCATATGGCCTTTG GACTCTTCCCGCAGGTTACATGGAAATTGGGGAATCAGCTGCAGAAGGAGCCATCAGGGAAACTTGGGAAGAAGCATGCGCAGAAGTGGAAGTGGTGTCACCTTTTTCTCAATTGGACATCCCATTAATTGGCCAG ACTTATGTAATTTTCTTAGCAAGGCTCAAGACACCCCACTTTTCACCAGGTCCAGAATCATCAGAATGCCAGCTTTTTGCACTTGATGAGATACCTTTTGATTCTCTGTCATTCTCGTCAATGGTTGTTACCTTAAAATTG TATATTGAAGACGTAAAGGCCGGAAAGCTTAATTTCCACTATGGTACCATTAATAAAAG GCCCGGCACAAGTCCTTCTGACATTCATGCGTATACTTTAGAATATCATCTACAGTCATGA
- the LOC103411488 gene encoding nudix hydrolase 23, chloroplastic isoform X1, producing the protein MLKNRQILGCSSGFVSHRWKPYSTTSGSLSFLSISTCSNPSLSYSFSSSSSTLLPTTTTTWLSSTHRPRFGAFSMSSAPSGSNPDGPSSSVAVQSAGNAHKINFCQSCGGPTKHEIPDGEEKIRAICTVCERIAYENPKMTQTRLDTLQPHWPDSESQLGFAPRNHIVDQWIHFGQNGVKSHICNLPPPNVRVEDQCSTVVGCLIEHDNKVLLCKRKIQPSYGLWTLPAGYMEIGESAAEGAIRETWEEACAEVEVVSPFSQLDIPLIGQTYVIFLARLKTPHFSPGPESSECQLFALDEIPFDSLSFSSMVVTLKLYIEDVKAGKLNFHYGTINKRPGTSPSDIHAYTLEYHLQS; encoded by the exons atgctAAAGAACAGACAGATCTTGGGTTGTTCATCAGGCTTCGTTTCTCATCGCTGGAAGCCATATTCTACTACAAGTGGTAGCCTCTCCTTCCTTTCTATCTCCACCTGCTCCAACCCATCATTATCttattccttttcttcttcgtcGTCAACGTTATTGCCCACAACTACCACCACTTGGTTGTCTTCCACTCACCGCCCTCGTTTTGGAGCTTTCAGCATGTCCTCAGCTCCTTCTGGGTCCAACCCAGATGGCCCTTCGTCTTCAGTTGCGGTTCAGTCTGCT GGCAATGCTCATAAGATTAATTTCTGCCAGTCGTGTGGTGGTCCAACAAAGCATGAGATACCCGATGGTGAGGAGAAGATAAGAGCAATATGCAcagtttgtgagaggattgccTATGAGAACCCAAAAATG ACTCAAACCAGATTGGATACCCTGCAGCCCCATTGGCCAGACTCTGAAAGCCAACTTGGCTTCGCTCCACGAAATCATATTGTTGACCAGTGGATACATTTTGGTCAAAACGGTGTTAAAAGTCATATCTGCAACTTGCCTCCTCCCAATGTGAGAGTCGAGGACCAATGCTCCACG GTTGTAGGTTGTCTGATTGAGCATGATAACAAGGTCCTACTTTGCAAAAGGAAGATTCAACCATCATATGGCCTTTG GACTCTTCCCGCAGGTTACATGGAAATTGGGGAATCAGCTGCAGAAGGAGCCATCAGGGAAACTTGGGAAGAAGCATGCGCAGAAGTGGAAGTGGTGTCACCTTTTTCTCAATTGGACATCCCATTAATTGGCCAG ACTTATGTAATTTTCTTAGCAAGGCTCAAGACACCCCACTTTTCACCAGGTCCAGAATCATCAGAATGCCAGCTTTTTGCACTTGATGAGATACCTTTTGATTCTCTGTCATTCTCGTCAATGGTTGTTACCTTAAAATTG TATATTGAAGACGTAAAGGCCGGAAAGCTTAATTTCCACTATGGTACCATTAATAAAAG GCCCGGCACAAGTCCTTCTGACATTCATGCGTATACTTTAGAATATCATCTACAGTCATGA
- the LOC103411488 gene encoding nudix hydrolase 23, chloroplastic isoform X2 — protein MLKNRQILGCSSGFVSHRWKPYSTTSGSLSFLSISTCSNPSLSYSFSSSSSTLLPTTTTTWLSSTHRPRFGAFSMSSAPSGSNPDGPSSSVAVQSAGNAHKINFCQSCGGPTKHEIPDGEEKIRAICTVCERIAYENPKMTQTRLDTLQPHWPDSESQLGFAPRNHIVDQWIHFGQNGVKSHICNLPPPNVRVVGCLIEHDNKVLLCKRKIQPSYGLWTLPAGYMEIGESAAEGAIRETWEEACAEVEVVSPFSQLDIPLIGQTYVIFLARLKTPHFSPGPESSECQLFALDEIPFDSLSFSSMVVTLKLYIEDVKAGKLNFHYGTINKRPGTSPSDIHAYTLEYHLQS, from the exons atgctAAAGAACAGACAGATCTTGGGTTGTTCATCAGGCTTCGTTTCTCATCGCTGGAAGCCATATTCTACTACAAGTGGTAGCCTCTCCTTCCTTTCTATCTCCACCTGCTCCAACCCATCATTATCttattccttttcttcttcgtcGTCAACGTTATTGCCCACAACTACCACCACTTGGTTGTCTTCCACTCACCGCCCTCGTTTTGGAGCTTTCAGCATGTCCTCAGCTCCTTCTGGGTCCAACCCAGATGGCCCTTCGTCTTCAGTTGCGGTTCAGTCTGCT GGCAATGCTCATAAGATTAATTTCTGCCAGTCGTGTGGTGGTCCAACAAAGCATGAGATACCCGATGGTGAGGAGAAGATAAGAGCAATATGCAcagtttgtgagaggattgccTATGAGAACCCAAAAATG ACTCAAACCAGATTGGATACCCTGCAGCCCCATTGGCCAGACTCTGAAAGCCAACTTGGCTTCGCTCCACGAAATCATATTGTTGACCAGTGGATACATTTTGGTCAAAACGGTGTTAAAAGTCATATCTGCAACTTGCCTCCTCCCAATGTGAGA GTTGTAGGTTGTCTGATTGAGCATGATAACAAGGTCCTACTTTGCAAAAGGAAGATTCAACCATCATATGGCCTTTG GACTCTTCCCGCAGGTTACATGGAAATTGGGGAATCAGCTGCAGAAGGAGCCATCAGGGAAACTTGGGAAGAAGCATGCGCAGAAGTGGAAGTGGTGTCACCTTTTTCTCAATTGGACATCCCATTAATTGGCCAG ACTTATGTAATTTTCTTAGCAAGGCTCAAGACACCCCACTTTTCACCAGGTCCAGAATCATCAGAATGCCAGCTTTTTGCACTTGATGAGATACCTTTTGATTCTCTGTCATTCTCGTCAATGGTTGTTACCTTAAAATTG TATATTGAAGACGTAAAGGCCGGAAAGCTTAATTTCCACTATGGTACCATTAATAAAAG GCCCGGCACAAGTCCTTCTGACATTCATGCGTATACTTTAGAATATCATCTACAGTCATGA
- the LOC103411488 gene encoding nudix hydrolase 23, chloroplastic isoform X7 has product MLKNRQILGCSSGFVSHRWKPYSTTSGSLSFLSISTCSNPSLSYSFSSSSSTLLPTTTTTWLSSTHRPRFGAFSMSSAPSGSNPDGPSSSVAVQSASCGGPTKHEIPDGEEKIRAICTVCERIAYENPKMTQTRLDTLQPHWPDSESQLGFAPRNHIVDQWIHFGQNGVKSHICNLPPPNVRVVGCLIEHDNKVLLCKRKIQPSYGLWTLPAGYMEIGESAAEGAIRETWEEACAEVEVVSPFSQLDIPLIGQTYVIFLARLKTPHFSPGPESSECQLFALDEIPFDSLSFSSMVVTLKLYIEDVKAGKLNFHYGTINKRPGTSPSDIHAYTLEYHLQS; this is encoded by the exons atgctAAAGAACAGACAGATCTTGGGTTGTTCATCAGGCTTCGTTTCTCATCGCTGGAAGCCATATTCTACTACAAGTGGTAGCCTCTCCTTCCTTTCTATCTCCACCTGCTCCAACCCATCATTATCttattccttttcttcttcgtcGTCAACGTTATTGCCCACAACTACCACCACTTGGTTGTCTTCCACTCACCGCCCTCGTTTTGGAGCTTTCAGCATGTCCTCAGCTCCTTCTGGGTCCAACCCAGATGGCCCTTCGTCTTCAGTTGCGGTTCAGTCTGCT TCGTGTGGTGGTCCAACAAAGCATGAGATACCCGATGGTGAGGAGAAGATAAGAGCAATATGCAcagtttgtgagaggattgccTATGAGAACCCAAAAATG ACTCAAACCAGATTGGATACCCTGCAGCCCCATTGGCCAGACTCTGAAAGCCAACTTGGCTTCGCTCCACGAAATCATATTGTTGACCAGTGGATACATTTTGGTCAAAACGGTGTTAAAAGTCATATCTGCAACTTGCCTCCTCCCAATGTGAGA GTTGTAGGTTGTCTGATTGAGCATGATAACAAGGTCCTACTTTGCAAAAGGAAGATTCAACCATCATATGGCCTTTG GACTCTTCCCGCAGGTTACATGGAAATTGGGGAATCAGCTGCAGAAGGAGCCATCAGGGAAACTTGGGAAGAAGCATGCGCAGAAGTGGAAGTGGTGTCACCTTTTTCTCAATTGGACATCCCATTAATTGGCCAG ACTTATGTAATTTTCTTAGCAAGGCTCAAGACACCCCACTTTTCACCAGGTCCAGAATCATCAGAATGCCAGCTTTTTGCACTTGATGAGATACCTTTTGATTCTCTGTCATTCTCGTCAATGGTTGTTACCTTAAAATTG TATATTGAAGACGTAAAGGCCGGAAAGCTTAATTTCCACTATGGTACCATTAATAAAAG GCCCGGCACAAGTCCTTCTGACATTCATGCGTATACTTTAGAATATCATCTACAGTCATGA
- the LOC103411488 gene encoding nudix hydrolase 23, chloroplastic isoform X3, translating to MLKNRQILGCSSGFVSHRWKPYSTTSGSLSFLSISTCSNPSLSYSFSSSSSTLLPTTTTTWLSSTHRPRFGAFSMSSAPSGSNPDGPSSSVAVQSASCGGPTKHEIPDGEEKIRAICTVCERIAYENPKMTQTRLDTLQPHWPDSESQLGFAPRNHIVDQWIHFGQNGVKSHICNLPPPNVRVEDQCSTVVGCLIEHDNKVLLCKRKIQPSYGLWTLPAGYMEIGESAAEGAIRETWEEACAEVEVVSPFSQLDIPLIGQTYVIFLARLKTPHFSPGPESSECQLFALDEIPFDSLSFSSMVVTLKLYIEDVKAGKLNFHYGTINKRPGTSPSDIHAYTLEYHLQS from the exons atgctAAAGAACAGACAGATCTTGGGTTGTTCATCAGGCTTCGTTTCTCATCGCTGGAAGCCATATTCTACTACAAGTGGTAGCCTCTCCTTCCTTTCTATCTCCACCTGCTCCAACCCATCATTATCttattccttttcttcttcgtcGTCAACGTTATTGCCCACAACTACCACCACTTGGTTGTCTTCCACTCACCGCCCTCGTTTTGGAGCTTTCAGCATGTCCTCAGCTCCTTCTGGGTCCAACCCAGATGGCCCTTCGTCTTCAGTTGCGGTTCAGTCTGCT TCGTGTGGTGGTCCAACAAAGCATGAGATACCCGATGGTGAGGAGAAGATAAGAGCAATATGCAcagtttgtgagaggattgccTATGAGAACCCAAAAATG ACTCAAACCAGATTGGATACCCTGCAGCCCCATTGGCCAGACTCTGAAAGCCAACTTGGCTTCGCTCCACGAAATCATATTGTTGACCAGTGGATACATTTTGGTCAAAACGGTGTTAAAAGTCATATCTGCAACTTGCCTCCTCCCAATGTGAGAGTCGAGGACCAATGCTCCACG GTTGTAGGTTGTCTGATTGAGCATGATAACAAGGTCCTACTTTGCAAAAGGAAGATTCAACCATCATATGGCCTTTG GACTCTTCCCGCAGGTTACATGGAAATTGGGGAATCAGCTGCAGAAGGAGCCATCAGGGAAACTTGGGAAGAAGCATGCGCAGAAGTGGAAGTGGTGTCACCTTTTTCTCAATTGGACATCCCATTAATTGGCCAG ACTTATGTAATTTTCTTAGCAAGGCTCAAGACACCCCACTTTTCACCAGGTCCAGAATCATCAGAATGCCAGCTTTTTGCACTTGATGAGATACCTTTTGATTCTCTGTCATTCTCGTCAATGGTTGTTACCTTAAAATTG TATATTGAAGACGTAAAGGCCGGAAAGCTTAATTTCCACTATGGTACCATTAATAAAAG GCCCGGCACAAGTCCTTCTGACATTCATGCGTATACTTTAGAATATCATCTACAGTCATGA